In the genome of Thiorhodovibrio winogradskyi, the window CTGGCGCTTTCCGGTGAAGGAAAGGCCTTGGCGCAGTTATGGCTGTTCTGGGTGGCGCCTCTCCTTGGCGCCGCCTTGGCCGGTCTGGCCTATCGCTTCTTTGAGCAACCTCATAGCGCGACTGCATAAGGTTTCGGGCGCGGGGTGACCGCGAATCCGAGTCTGTGAGAAGCCCCGATCCGGGCGGCGAGTCGCCGTTTCGGACCTGGGGCTTTTCGTTTTCTGCGGGCTCGGCAGACTGTTGCCAAAACGATTGACTCAATTTCCCTTGGTTATGCCCGCCTGATGGCGCGCTCCAGTTTTCAGTTCCAGCGCAACCGAGGCGGTGGAAATTCCTGTCACTGCCGAGCCAGGTTTTCTGGTATGTTTCGGGGTTGCCCGGGCTTGGCCTTGCGCACAGGCCTTGGGCGGAATTAGTTCCAAACAGCGCTGACCCAGCGTTTTTTGCGCGTTCGCGAGCGCGCGCTGTCCGGTTGGCGTTTCCCACCTCATTGCCCCGGGAGGCCATGCATGATCAAACCCATCGGCTCCGACGAACTCAACCCCCGTTTTGTTTATGACCCTGATGAACACCATCGCCTTGCCCATGAAGCTGAGTCGCTGCCCTCGGTAATTGTCAGTTCCCAGACCGCCGGCAATGCGGTGATGCTCGGTGCCGGCTACTTCAGCCCGCTGGAGGGCTTCATGAATCTGGCCGATGCCTTGAGCGTCGCAGAGTCCATGACCATGACCGACGGGCGTTTCTTCCCGGTGCCTATCCTGTGCCTGCTGGAGTCCACCGATGCCATCGCCGGGGCCGAGCGCATCGCGCTGCGCGACCCCAATGTCGAGGGTCATCCGGTGCTGGCGGTCATGGAGGTTGCCGCGATCGAAGAGGTCTCCGATGCCCAGATGGCGCTGATGACCGACAAGGTCTATCGCACCGCCGATCCCGAGCATCCGGGGGTCAAGACCTTTAACACCCAGGGTCGGCTGGCGGTGTCAGGCGCGATTCAGGTGCTGAACTTCTCCTACTTCCAGACCGACTTCCCCGATACCTTCCGCACGGCGGTCGAGATCCGTAACGAGATCCAGGAACATGGCTGGAGCAAAGTGGTCGCCTTCCAGACCCGCAATCCCATGCATCGCGCCCATGAGGAGTTGTGCAAAATGGCCATGGACGCGGTCAAGGCCGACGGCGTGGTGATTCACATGTTGCTCGGCAAGCTCAAGCCGGGTGACATCCCGGCGCCGGTGCGCGATGCCTCCATCCGCAAGATGGCGGAGCTGTACTTTCCGCCCAACACCGTGATGATCACCGGCTACGGCTTCGACATGCTCTACGCCGGCCCGCGCGAGGCGGTGCTGCATGCCTATTTTCGCCAGAACATGGGTGCGACCGATTTCATTATTGGACGCGATCATGCCGGGGTGGGGGACTATTACGGTCCCTTCGATGCCCAGAGCATCTTCGACGACGAAGTTCCCGCCGGCGCGCTCGATATCGAGATTTTCCGCGCCGATCACACCGCTTATTCCAAAAAACTC includes:
- the sat gene encoding sulfate adenylyltransferase, giving the protein MIKPIGSDELNPRFVYDPDEHHRLAHEAESLPSVIVSSQTAGNAVMLGAGYFSPLEGFMNLADALSVAESMTMTDGRFFPVPILCLLESTDAIAGAERIALRDPNVEGHPVLAVMEVAAIEEVSDAQMALMTDKVYRTADPEHPGVKTFNTQGRLAVSGAIQVLNFSYFQTDFPDTFRTAVEIRNEIQEHGWSKVVAFQTRNPMHRAHEELCKMAMDAVKADGVVIHMLLGKLKPGDIPAPVRDASIRKMAELYFPPNTVMITGYGFDMLYAGPREAVLHAYFRQNMGATDFIIGRDHAGVGDYYGPFDAQSIFDDEVPAGALDIEIFRADHTAYSKKLNRVVMMRDAPDHGKEDFILLSGTRVREMLGQGEAPPPEFSRPEVAKILMDYYQSLG